From a single Azospirillum fermentarium genomic region:
- a CDS encoding MFS transporter, whose translation MQPTAVPDTGHFRSGTPEYRRASLALFVGGFSTFALLYCVQPLMPQFAADYGQSPASASLALSVSTLMVALFLIPAGSASEAWGRKGLMVAALVASGLLTVAAALAPGFQALLACRLLLGIALSGLPAVAMTYLAEEMHPACQGRAMGLYIAGNALGGMAGRLVAGLVSEWVSWRLAVGGIGVLGVLAGLTFWRILPPSAHFTPNPLPPRQLMAALGEHLGDRGMRGLFLLGLLLLGCFVSLFNFIGFRLAEAPFNLSHSALAALFTIYVIGSFSSAGYGRLADRLGRGRVLWSAIALMLLGVGLTLGSSLWVVMAGITLTTIGFFGAHTVASSWVGRRAGRGKAHASSLYLFFYYLGSAVIGSGAGLFWSGEGWTGVAAVLLTLLTLALGVALALRHLAPIATKTA comes from the coding sequence ATGCAGCCCACCGCCGTTCCCGACACCGGTCATTTCCGCAGCGGCACGCCGGAATACCGCCGTGCCAGCCTGGCGCTGTTCGTCGGGGGTTTTTCCACCTTCGCCCTGCTGTACTGCGTCCAGCCGCTGATGCCGCAGTTCGCCGCCGATTATGGCCAAAGCCCGGCCTCGGCCAGTCTGGCGCTGTCGGTGTCCACGCTGATGGTGGCGCTGTTCCTGATCCCCGCCGGTTCGGCGTCGGAGGCGTGGGGGCGCAAGGGGCTGATGGTGGCGGCACTGGTCGCGTCGGGGCTGCTGACCGTGGCGGCGGCGCTGGCGCCGGGGTTCCAGGCGCTGCTGGCCTGCCGGTTGCTGCTGGGCATCGCGCTCAGCGGCCTGCCCGCCGTTGCGATGACCTATCTGGCCGAAGAGATGCACCCCGCCTGCCAGGGGCGGGCCATGGGGCTGTATATCGCCGGCAACGCGCTGGGCGGCATGGCCGGGCGGCTGGTGGCCGGGCTGGTGTCGGAATGGGTGTCGTGGCGGCTCGCCGTGGGCGGCATCGGCGTGCTGGGGGTGCTGGCGGGCCTGACCTTCTGGCGCATCCTGCCGCCGTCGGCCCACTTCACCCCCAACCCGCTGCCGCCGCGGCAGTTGATGGCGGCGCTGGGCGAGCATCTGGGCGACCGGGGGATGCGCGGGCTGTTCCTGCTGGGGCTGCTGTTGCTGGGATGCTTCGTCAGCCTGTTCAACTTCATCGGCTTCCGTCTGGCCGAGGCGCCGTTCAATCTCAGCCACAGCGCGCTGGCTGCCTTGTTCACCATCTACGTCATCGGGTCGTTCAGTTCGGCGGGCTATGGCCGGCTGGCCGACCGGCTGGGGCGGGGCCGGGTGCTGTGGAGCGCCATCGCCCTGATGCTGCTGGGCGTGGGGCTGACGCTGGGCTCCAGCCTGTGGGTGGTGATGGCCGGCATCACGCTGACCACCATCGGTTTCTTCGGCGCCCACACGGTGGCGTCGAGCTGGGTGGGCCGCCGGGCGGGCCGGGGCAAGGCGCACGCCTCGTCGCTCTACCTCTTCTTCTATTACCTGGGATCGGCGGTGATCGGGTCGGGTGCGGGGCTGTTCTGGAGCGGGGAGGGATGGACCGGCGTGGCCGCGGTGCTGCTGACCCTGCTGACCCTGGCGCTGGGTGTCGCGCTGGCGTTGCGGCACCTGGCCCCCATTGCCACCAAAACGGCATGA
- a CDS encoding ABC transporter permease, with amino-acid sequence MTGRTMLKPSVLLPLASLVMPFGLTASEKVIFAFRDPVPLAGLLTVLVAAIAVRLRPLPPWVDAGISLAAAVLAAAAPFHLLDQGYTLGTHAPGLWVMLAGAALVFWRALGILSAGSWPGRKAVVAGLFGLALVFVWEAGVRGFAVPRVLLPAPSAILAVMGPQSELLWADFQQTVLKAVLRGYLMGCLAGFVVAVIADRVPFLARGLLPFGNLVSAIPIVGIAPIMVMWFGFDWPSKAAVVVVMTFFPMLINTLAGLAASDRLQMDLMRSYAAGYWRTLVTLRLPNALPFLFNALKINATLALIGAIVAEFFGTPVVGMGFRISTEVSRMNLDIVWATILVAAVTGSVIYGALTLAERALTAWHPSARGR; translated from the coding sequence ATGACCGGACGCACCATGCTGAAACCGTCGGTCCTGCTGCCGCTGGCGTCCCTGGTGATGCCGTTCGGCCTGACCGCTTCGGAAAAGGTGATCTTCGCCTTTCGCGACCCGGTGCCGCTGGCCGGGCTGCTGACGGTGCTGGTGGCGGCCATCGCCGTGCGGCTGCGGCCCTTGCCGCCGTGGGTGGATGCGGGGATCAGTCTGGCTGCGGCGGTGCTGGCGGCGGCGGCCCCCTTCCACCTGCTGGACCAGGGCTACACGCTGGGCACCCACGCGCCCGGCCTGTGGGTGATGCTGGCCGGGGCGGCGCTGGTGTTCTGGCGGGCACTGGGCATCCTGTCCGCCGGCTCGTGGCCGGGGCGCAAGGCGGTGGTGGCCGGGCTGTTCGGTCTGGCGCTGGTGTTCGTGTGGGAAGCGGGGGTGCGCGGCTTTGCCGTGCCCCGCGTGCTGCTGCCGGCCCCCAGCGCGATCCTGGCGGTGATGGGGCCGCAGTCGGAACTGCTGTGGGCCGATTTCCAGCAGACGGTGCTGAAGGCGGTGCTGCGCGGCTATCTCATGGGCTGTCTGGCCGGCTTCGTGGTGGCGGTGATCGCCGACCGGGTGCCGTTCCTGGCCCGCGGCCTCTTGCCGTTCGGCAATCTGGTCAGCGCCATTCCCATCGTCGGCATCGCGCCGATCATGGTGATGTGGTTCGGCTTCGACTGGCCGTCCAAGGCGGCGGTGGTGGTGGTGATGACCTTCTTCCCCATGCTCATCAACACGCTGGCCGGGCTTGCGGCGTCGGACCGGCTGCAGATGGACCTGATGCGGTCCTACGCCGCCGGTTATTGGCGCACGCTGGTGACGCTGCGCCTGCCCAACGCGCTGCCGTTCCTGTTCAACGCGCTGAAGATCAACGCGACCCTGGCGCTGATCGGCGCCATCGTGGCCGAATTCTTCGGCACCCCGGTGGTGGGCATGGGCTTCCGCATCTCCACCGAGGTGTCGCGGATGAATCTGGACATCGTGTGGGCGACCATTCTGGTGGCGGCGGTCACCGGGTCGGTGATCTATGGCGCGCTGACGCTGGCCGAACGCGCGCTGACCGCGTGGCACCCGTCGGCGCGCGGGCGTTGA
- a CDS encoding bifunctional metallophosphatase/5'-nucleotidase → MFRPFCAAVALAAAFAVSPVLAQNGRVTFLHINDVYEIAPVDGQGGFAELMTLLRQERGRNPGAITTLGGDFLSPSLLSGTTQGRQMVDLLNAVGIDVAVFGNHEFDFGPDVAKARMKEAHFPWLGANLLAPDGTPFGGAPATWTRTVGDVTVGFFGVLTQDTETLSNTGSFLKLADVTRTAADAVKKLKAGGANVVVALTHLDIAADRGLARTVKGIDLILGGHDHDPITFYEGGTLIVKAGSDAHYLAAIDLDVSTRTTPKGPVTSVVPQSWRLTSTGGVTPDAAVAAKVRQYTDDLDSAMTAAIGTAGTDLDSRKDSVRTRESAMGNLIADALRVGLKTDVGLMNGGGIRGDGLIRAGAPITRKDVLKELPFANVGVVVALSGADLLAVLENGFSRIEDKAGRFPQLSGMTVTYDPKAPTGARVVQATVGGKPLDPAATYTVATNDYLLRGGDGYDALKRGKVLVDPSAGTLVATLVMDHIQAQKTVSPAAEGRITEKK, encoded by the coding sequence ATGTTCCGTCCGTTCTGCGCCGCCGTGGCCTTGGCCGCTGCTTTCGCCGTGTCTCCGGTGCTGGCCCAGAACGGGCGGGTGACCTTTCTGCACATCAACGACGTCTATGAAATCGCACCCGTGGACGGCCAGGGCGGCTTTGCCGAGCTGATGACCCTGCTGCGGCAGGAGCGCGGGCGCAACCCCGGCGCCATCACCACGCTGGGCGGCGATTTCCTGTCGCCGTCGCTGCTGTCGGGCACCACGCAGGGGCGGCAGATGGTGGACCTGCTGAACGCGGTCGGCATCGACGTGGCGGTGTTCGGCAACCACGAATTCGATTTCGGCCCCGACGTCGCCAAGGCCCGCATGAAGGAGGCGCACTTCCCCTGGCTGGGCGCCAACCTGCTGGCCCCCGACGGCACCCCCTTCGGCGGTGCCCCCGCCACCTGGACGCGCACCGTGGGCGACGTGACCGTGGGGTTCTTCGGCGTGCTGACCCAGGACACCGAAACCCTGTCCAACACCGGATCGTTCCTCAAGCTGGCCGACGTCACCCGCACCGCGGCGGACGCGGTGAAAAAGCTGAAGGCCGGGGGGGCCAACGTCGTCGTCGCCCTGACCCATCTGGACATCGCCGCCGACCGTGGGCTGGCCCGTACGGTCAAGGGGATCGACCTCATCCTGGGCGGCCACGACCACGACCCCATCACCTTTTACGAGGGCGGGACGCTGATCGTGAAGGCGGGGTCGGACGCCCATTATCTGGCGGCCATCGACCTGGACGTGTCCACCCGCACCACGCCCAAGGGGCCGGTGACCAGCGTGGTGCCGCAATCCTGGCGGCTGACCTCCACCGGCGGCGTGACTCCCGACGCGGCGGTGGCGGCCAAGGTGCGGCAGTACACCGACGATCTCGATTCGGCCATGACGGCGGCCATCGGCACCGCCGGCACCGATCTCGACAGCCGCAAGGACAGCGTGCGCACCCGCGAATCGGCCATGGGCAACCTGATCGCCGACGCGCTGCGGGTGGGGCTGAAGACCGATGTCGGGCTGATGAACGGCGGCGGCATCCGCGGCGACGGGCTGATCCGGGCGGGCGCCCCCATCACCCGCAAGGATGTGCTGAAGGAACTGCCCTTCGCCAACGTGGGCGTGGTGGTGGCGCTGAGCGGGGCCGACCTGCTGGCGGTGCTGGAGAACGGCTTTTCCCGCATCGAGGACAAGGCCGGACGTTTCCCGCAACTGTCGGGCATGACCGTGACCTATGATCCCAAGGCCCCCACGGGTGCGCGGGTGGTGCAGGCCACGGTGGGGGGCAAGCCGCTGGACCCCGCCGCCACCTACACCGTCGCCACCAATGATTACCTGCTGAGGGGCGGCGACGGCTATGACGCGCTGAAACGGGGCAAGGTTCTGGTGGACCCGTCCGCCGGCACGCTGGTGGCGACGCTGGTGATGGACCACATCCAGGCGCAAAAGACCGTCTCTCCCGCAGCCGAGGGGCGGATCACCGAGAAAAAGTGA
- a CDS encoding molybdopterin-binding/glycosyltransferase family 2 protein: MRFGPTPVDDAVGAFLAHALNHGGLIFRKGRVLSAADTAALLAAGIENVIAARLDPGDMGEDAAAAALAAPLTGPGITGGAAFTGRVNLFAEQAGLFLADAARIDAVNAVDEAVTVATLPAFTPVAPGQMVATVKIIPFAAPRDAVERAIALMAGEPPLRAAPFRPLAAALIQTRLSGTKDSTLDKTVGVTGARLAALGGALVDERRSPHETEALAAAIAAALERHPDLLLIAGASAITDRRDVLPAAVERAGGVVEHFGMPVDPGNLILLARIGGVPVLGLPGCARSPKLNGFDWVLQRFAAGVPVGRRDIMGMGVGGLLAEIPSRPLPRLSAVAAAEPLLRAPRIAALVLAAGRSTRMGGVNKLLADVNGAPLIARTVDAVLASHARPVVVVTGHESQGVHAALAGRGVVLAHNPDFAEGLSTSLRAGLAAVPADCDGVMVCLGDMPQVTAAVLNRLIAAYNPTEGRSICVPTFDGKRGNPVLWDRSFFASMARVAGDTGARHLLGDHADRVCEVPMDGDGILTDVDTTEGLARLTETRNTTLPLSPGERARARGDA, translated from the coding sequence ATGCGTTTCGGCCCCACCCCGGTGGATGACGCCGTGGGCGCCTTCCTGGCCCACGCGCTGAACCATGGCGGCCTGATCTTCCGCAAGGGCCGGGTGTTGAGCGCCGCCGACACCGCCGCCTTGCTGGCTGCGGGAATCGAAAACGTCATTGCCGCCCGGCTCGACCCCGGCGACATGGGAGAGGATGCGGCGGCGGCGGCCCTGGCCGCCCCGCTCACCGGGCCGGGGATCACCGGCGGGGCGGCCTTCACCGGCCGGGTCAACCTGTTCGCCGAACAGGCCGGGCTGTTCCTGGCCGACGCTGCCCGCATCGACGCGGTGAACGCGGTGGATGAAGCGGTAACGGTCGCCACCCTGCCCGCCTTCACCCCCGTGGCACCGGGGCAGATGGTGGCGACGGTGAAGATCATCCCCTTCGCCGCCCCCCGCGATGCGGTGGAACGGGCCATCGCCCTGATGGCCGGGGAGCCGCCGCTGCGGGCCGCCCCCTTCCGCCCGCTGGCCGCAGCACTGATTCAGACGCGCCTGTCCGGCACCAAGGACAGCACGCTGGACAAGACGGTGGGCGTGACCGGTGCCCGGCTGGCGGCGCTGGGCGGCGCGCTGGTGGATGAACGCCGCAGCCCCCACGAGACGGAGGCCCTGGCCGCCGCCATCGCCGCGGCGCTGGAGCGGCACCCGGACCTGCTGCTGATCGCCGGGGCCTCGGCCATCACCGACCGGCGCGACGTGCTGCCGGCGGCGGTGGAACGGGCCGGCGGGGTGGTGGAGCATTTCGGCATGCCCGTCGATCCCGGCAACCTGATCCTGCTGGCCCGCATCGGCGGGGTGCCGGTGCTGGGGCTGCCGGGCTGCGCGCGTTCGCCCAAGCTGAACGGCTTCGACTGGGTGCTGCAGCGCTTCGCCGCCGGGGTGCCGGTGGGGCGGCGCGACATCATGGGCATGGGGGTGGGCGGGCTGCTGGCCGAAATCCCCTCCCGCCCCCTGCCGCGGCTGAGTGCGGTGGCGGCGGCGGAACCGCTGCTGCGGGCGCCGCGCATCGCAGCACTGGTGCTGGCGGCGGGCCGGTCCACCCGCATGGGCGGGGTGAACAAGCTGCTGGCCGACGTGAACGGGGCGCCGCTGATCGCCCGCACCGTCGATGCGGTCCTGGCCTCCCACGCGCGGCCCGTGGTGGTGGTGACCGGGCATGAATCCCAAGGCGTGCATGCCGCGCTGGCCGGGCGCGGCGTGGTTCTGGCCCACAACCCCGATTTCGCCGAGGGGCTGAGCACGTCGCTGCGCGCCGGGCTGGCGGCGGTGCCGGCGGATTGCGACGGGGTGATGGTGTGTCTGGGCGACATGCCGCAGGTGACGGCGGCGGTGCTGAACCGGCTGATCGCCGCCTACAACCCCACCGAGGGGCGGTCCATCTGCGTGCCGACCTTCGACGGGAAGCGCGGCAACCCGGTTCTGTGGGACCGCAGCTTCTTCGCCAGCATGGCCCGCGTGGCCGGCGACACCGGGGCGCGGCACCTGCTGGGCGACCACGCCGACCGGGTGTGCGAGGTGCCCATGGACGGCGACGGCATCCTGACCGACGTGGACACCACCGAGGGGCTGGCGCGGCTGACGGAGACCAGAAACACCACCCTCCCCCTCTCCCCCGGGGAGAGGGCCAGGGCGAGGGGTGATGCTTGA
- a CDS encoding XdhC family protein: MSTPNTNPSDIDDVLETAARWRGAGRKVAMATVIATWGSSPRPVGSQLAVDQDGTMAGSVSGGCIEGAVVHEAKKVMEDGEPRLLSFGVSDEMAWDVGLACGGTVQVYVEAVE, encoded by the coding sequence ATGAGCACCCCCAATACCAACCCCTCTGATATCGACGACGTGCTGGAAACGGCGGCCCGCTGGCGCGGGGCCGGGCGCAAGGTGGCGATGGCGACGGTGATCGCCACCTGGGGGTCGTCCCCCCGCCCGGTGGGCAGCCAGCTGGCGGTGGATCAGGACGGCACCATGGCCGGCTCCGTCTCCGGCGGCTGCATCGAGGGCGCCGTGGTGCACGAGGCGAAAAAGGTGATGGAGGACGGCGAACCCCGCCTGCTGTCCTTCGGCGTGTCGGACGAAATGGCGTGGGACGTGGGCCTGGCCTGCGGCGGCACGGTGCAGGTCTATGTCGAGGCGGTGGAATGA
- a CDS encoding ABC transporter ATP-binding protein, producing MSADSAPPDATRPPAPVPVIEARGLSLIYPTADKPVVALDDINLTVNAGDFVSLIGPSGCGKTTLLRVIADLEHPTAGHIAVEGMTPEAARLRRAYGYVFQAPALLPWRTVERNVTLPLEIFGTPKEERRRRAAEHLAMVGLAGFERKFPWQLSGGMQQRASIARALAFEPDILLMDEPFGALDEITRDHLNVQLTRLWASTGKTCVFVTHSIAEAVFLSTRIVVMSPRPGRILDVIACDGLPRERTLDIRETPEFQRIAARVRQGLKEGHSYDD from the coding sequence TTGTCCGCCGACTCCGCGCCCCCCGACGCCACCCGCCCGCCCGCGCCGGTCCCCGTCATCGAGGCCCGCGGCCTGTCGCTGATCTACCCCACGGCCGACAAGCCGGTGGTCGCGCTGGACGACATCAACCTGACCGTCAACGCCGGGGATTTCGTGTCGCTGATCGGCCCGTCGGGCTGCGGCAAGACCACCTTGCTGCGGGTGATCGCCGATCTGGAGCACCCCACCGCCGGCCATATCGCGGTGGAGGGCATGACGCCGGAGGCCGCCCGACTGCGCCGCGCCTACGGCTATGTGTTCCAGGCCCCGGCGCTGCTGCCCTGGCGGACGGTGGAGCGCAATGTCACCCTGCCGCTGGAGATCTTCGGCACGCCCAAGGAGGAGAGGCGCCGCCGCGCCGCCGAGCATCTGGCCATGGTCGGCCTGGCGGGTTTCGAGCGGAAATTCCCCTGGCAGCTTTCCGGCGGCATGCAGCAGCGCGCCTCCATCGCCCGCGCCCTGGCGTTCGAGCCGGACATCCTGTTGATGGACGAACCCTTCGGCGCGCTGGACGAGATCACCCGCGACCATCTGAATGTGCAGCTCACCCGGCTGTGGGCCAGCACGGGCAAGACCTGCGTCTTCGTCACCCATTCCATTGCCGAGGCGGTGTTCCTGTCCACCCGCATCGTGGTGATGAGCCCGCGCCCCGGCCGCATCCTCGACGTCATCGCGTGTGACGGGCTTCCGCGCGAGCGCACGCTGGACATCCGCGAGACGCCGGAGTTCCAGCGCATCGCCGCCCGCGTGCGCCAGGGCCTGAAGGAAGGCCACAGCTATGACGATTGA
- a CDS encoding ABC transporter permease codes for MTIDRLKRQGLPVATVALVILAVWYAGALWLNAPQAIEGLNRAGRPWEAMDLVNAAFAMKRPVLPTPGQVWADFSASVLNYPVTHIRSLVYHAGVTAGSALTGFAMGVALGTLLALGIVHNRTLDASLMPWVIASQTIPILAVAPMIVVILGNLGFTGLLPKAVISMYLCFFPVTVGMVKGLRSVDPLAQDLMRTYSASAAQVFWRLRLPASLPYLFTSLKVAVTISLVGAIVGELPTGGQAGLGSRLLSGSYYGQTIQIWSALFMAALLSILLIGAVSLAERLVVRGNGGRR; via the coding sequence ATGACGATTGATCGGCTGAAGCGCCAGGGTTTGCCGGTGGCCACGGTCGCGCTGGTGATCCTGGCGGTCTGGTACGCCGGCGCCCTGTGGCTCAACGCACCGCAGGCGATCGAGGGGCTGAACCGTGCGGGCCGTCCGTGGGAAGCCATGGATCTGGTCAACGCCGCCTTTGCCATGAAGCGTCCGGTGCTGCCGACGCCGGGGCAGGTGTGGGCGGATTTCTCGGCCTCCGTCCTCAATTACCCGGTCACCCACATCCGCAGCCTCGTCTACCACGCCGGGGTGACCGCCGGGTCGGCGCTGACCGGGTTCGCCATGGGGGTGGCGCTGGGAACGCTGCTGGCGCTGGGCATCGTCCACAACCGCACGCTGGATGCCAGCCTGATGCCGTGGGTCATCGCGTCCCAGACCATCCCGATCCTGGCGGTGGCGCCGATGATCGTGGTGATCCTGGGCAACCTGGGCTTCACCGGCCTGCTGCCCAAGGCGGTGATTTCCATGTACCTGTGCTTCTTCCCCGTTACGGTGGGGATGGTGAAGGGGCTGCGGTCGGTGGATCCGCTGGCGCAGGACCTGATGCGCACCTACAGCGCATCCGCCGCACAGGTGTTCTGGCGGCTGCGGCTGCCCGCCTCGCTGCCCTATCTCTTCACCAGCCTGAAGGTGGCGGTGACCATCAGCCTCGTGGGCGCCATCGTGGGTGAACTGCCCACCGGCGGTCAGGCGGGGCTGGGGTCGCGGCTGCTCAGCGGTTCGTACTATGGCCAGACCATTCAGATTTGGAGCGCGCTGTTCATGGCCGCCCTGCTCAGCATCCTGTTGATCGGTGCCGTGTCGCTGGCCGAACGGCTGGTGGTGCGCGGAAACGGGGGACGGCGATGA
- a CDS encoding XdhC family protein, giving the protein MRTATLQRLLQARADKEPVALVTDLTTGLQTLVFPDRVEGGFGLSPAHLEAVRDRIADDASGLIEEEDADGGMTLRLFVQVHNPPLRLILVGAVHIAQHLAPMAAMLGYGVTVVDPRGAFASEGRFPGVELDTRWPDEALADLAIDARTAVVTLTHDAKLDDPALLVALRSPAFYVGSLGSTRTHAKRLDRLRVQGLRDRQMARLHAPVGLDIGAVSPAEIALSVLAEITAVRRNGRILLHRD; this is encoded by the coding sequence ATGAGAACGGCAACGTTGCAGCGGCTGTTGCAGGCCCGTGCGGACAAGGAACCCGTGGCCCTGGTCACCGACCTGACCACCGGGCTGCAGACCCTGGTGTTCCCGGACCGGGTGGAGGGCGGGTTCGGCCTGTCGCCTGCCCATCTGGAGGCGGTGCGCGACCGCATCGCCGATGATGCCAGCGGCCTGATCGAAGAGGAGGATGCGGACGGCGGCATGACCCTGCGCCTGTTCGTGCAGGTCCACAACCCGCCCCTGCGGCTGATTTTGGTGGGGGCGGTGCACATCGCCCAGCATCTGGCGCCGATGGCGGCGATGCTGGGCTATGGCGTGACGGTGGTGGACCCGCGCGGGGCCTTTGCCAGCGAGGGGCGCTTTCCCGGCGTGGAACTCGACACCCGCTGGCCGGACGAGGCGCTGGCGGATCTCGCCATCGACGCCCGCACCGCCGTGGTCACCCTGACCCACGACGCCAAGCTGGACGATCCGGCGCTGTTGGTGGCGCTGCGCAGCCCGGCGTTCTACGTCGGGTCGCTGGGCAGCACCCGCACCCACGCCAAGCGGCTGGACCGGCTGCGGGTGCAGGGGCTGCGCGACCGGCAGATGGCGCGGCTGCACGCCCCGGTCGGGCTGGACATCGGTGCGGTCAGCCCGGCGGAAATCGCCCTGTCGGTGCTGGCGGAGATCACCGCCGTGCGCCGCAACGGGCGCATCCTCCTGCACAGGGATTAA
- a CDS encoding LysR substrate-binding domain-containing protein has protein sequence MDLRHLRHFVAVAEELHFGRAAQRLGIAQPPLSQSIQGLEAELGVTLLERTRRSVALTGPGTLLLTEARAILDRADRAVVLTRRAAAGEVGELRIGFTAAAPIDPVVPVIIDGYRRALPDVHLTLNELSSKRQAVALREGTIDVGFVRAARVPREEDDEDLAFITLERDPLNVVLRADHPLAGRARVALADLAGESFVFYPSEAGTTIHDQVMGLCAEVGFRPQVVLEAAEALTIIGLIAAGLGVSILPGHLHRMAMEGLVFRPLDVPPGEIGAEMILMLACRRGRREAHVERFVAIARAASRA, from the coding sequence ATGGACCTGCGCCACCTCCGCCATTTCGTCGCCGTCGCCGAGGAACTGCACTTCGGGCGGGCCGCCCAGCGGCTGGGCATCGCGCAGCCGCCGCTCAGCCAGTCGATCCAGGGGCTGGAGGCCGAACTGGGCGTCACGCTGCTGGAGCGCACCCGGCGGTCGGTGGCCCTGACCGGCCCCGGCACACTGCTGCTGACCGAGGCGCGGGCCATCCTGGACCGGGCGGACCGGGCGGTGGTGCTGACCCGCCGGGCCGCGGCGGGCGAGGTGGGGGAACTGCGCATCGGTTTCACCGCCGCCGCCCCCATCGACCCGGTGGTGCCGGTCATCATCGACGGATACCGCCGCGCCCTGCCCGACGTTCACCTGACCCTGAACGAGTTGTCGTCCAAGCGGCAGGCGGTGGCGCTGCGTGAGGGGACCATCGACGTCGGCTTCGTCCGCGCCGCCCGCGTGCCACGGGAGGAAGACGACGAGGATCTGGCCTTCATCACCCTGGAACGCGACCCGCTGAACGTGGTCCTGCGCGCCGACCATCCCCTGGCCGGACGGGCGCGGGTGGCGCTGGCCGATCTGGCCGGCGAGTCCTTTGTCTTCTACCCGTCGGAAGCGGGGACCACCATCCACGATCAGGTGATGGGCCTGTGCGCCGAGGTGGGATTCCGCCCCCAGGTGGTGCTGGAAGCGGCGGAGGCGCTGACCATCATCGGCCTGATCGCCGCCGGTCTGGGGGTGTCGATCCTGCCGGGCCACCTGCACCGCATGGCGATGGAGGGGCTGGTGTTCCGCCCGCTGGACGTACCGCCGGGGGAAATCGGGGCCGAAATGATCCTGATGCTGGCCTGCCGCCGCGGACGGCGGGAGGCGCATGTGGAACGGTTCGTG
- a CDS encoding ABC transporter substrate-binding protein has translation MNRKRWFGTAAVALALAVSAGAAVAVSAGAAEAKDKLTLQLKWVPQAQFAGYYVAKAKGFYDEAGLDVTIKAGGPDINPSQVIAGGGADVVVDWMPSALATREKGVPLVNFGQIFQKSGMLLTCRKDAGITAPKDFKGRTLGVWFAGNEYPFLAWMSKLGYSTSGPNPDIKILKQGFNVDPLLQKQADCISTEVYNEYQQVLEAGIPESELVVFNYQNEGVATLEDGFWALDKTLADPAKVDQFARLMKATFKGWDYAAKNQKEAVQIVLDNDATGSQTEEHQASMLRESVKLLEGATKGPGYLDPADYERTIGILLSGSSAPVISKKPEGAYTHAVYEAMEKLK, from the coding sequence ATGAACAGGAAGCGGTGGTTCGGAACGGCGGCTGTGGCTTTGGCGCTGGCGGTGTCCGCCGGGGCGGCGGTGGCGGTGTCCGCCGGGGCAGCGGAGGCCAAGGACAAGCTGACGCTGCAACTGAAGTGGGTGCCGCAGGCGCAGTTCGCCGGCTATTACGTCGCCAAGGCCAAGGGCTTCTATGACGAGGCCGGGCTGGACGTGACCATCAAGGCCGGCGGCCCCGACATCAACCCGTCGCAGGTGATCGCCGGCGGTGGCGCCGATGTGGTGGTGGACTGGATGCCGTCGGCGCTGGCCACCCGTGAAAAGGGCGTGCCGCTGGTCAATTTCGGCCAGATCTTCCAGAAGTCGGGCATGCTGCTGACCTGCCGCAAGGACGCCGGCATCACCGCGCCCAAGGATTTCAAGGGCCGCACCCTGGGTGTGTGGTTCGCCGGCAACGAGTATCCGTTCCTGGCGTGGATGAGCAAGCTGGGCTATTCCACCAGCGGCCCCAACCCCGACATCAAGATCCTGAAGCAGGGTTTCAACGTCGATCCGCTGCTGCAAAAGCAGGCCGACTGCATCTCGACCGAGGTCTACAACGAATACCAGCAGGTGCTGGAAGCCGGCATCCCGGAATCGGAACTGGTGGTGTTCAACTACCAGAACGAAGGGGTGGCAACGCTTGAGGACGGGTTCTGGGCGCTGGACAAGACCCTGGCCGATCCGGCCAAGGTGGACCAGTTCGCCCGCCTGATGAAGGCCACCTTCAAGGGCTGGGACTACGCCGCCAAGAACCAGAAGGAAGCGGTCCAGATCGTTCTGGACAACGACGCCACCGGTTCCCAGACCGAGGAGCATCAGGCCAGCATGCTGCGGGAATCGGTGAAGCTGCTGGAGGGCGCCACCAAGGGTCCGGGCTATCTCGACCCCGCCGATTACGAACGGACCATCGGCATCCTGCTGTCCGGCTCGTCCGCCCCGGTGATCTCCAAGAAGCCGGAAGGGGCTTATACCCACGCCGTCTATGAGGCGATGGAAAAGCTGAAGTAA